Within the Oncorhynchus kisutch isolate 150728-3 linkage group LG13, Okis_V2, whole genome shotgun sequence genome, the region AGGTTACACTTTCTCTTCAGGgaatcagacagacacacacctctctcaTATGGATTAGTCTTCCAACTgaatgaagtaaaaaaaaaaaatatgttttaggcCTTGTAGTGATACATgcatacattatactgacataatacttttttttgtttttactttcatttaaaaaaatggtaAATGCAGCTATACAGAGTCTTTAGCTATTCCAGGGAGAAAGGACGAGAGGTGGAAGGTGATGTCAGAAAGGGGAACACCGTGTCCAGATGTTATTCAAagttaggaggagagggggaaggtgcATGTGGGAAGAGTGGGCCAGATTTAGGTACTGCAGCAGGAGCGACTGGCCGGCTGAGCTGCCTCCGTAAGATCCACTCCCCGGTTCCGCCCACTGTACGCGCCGTCAGCTTGAGGCTCGTTCTTGGGTAAATTCTTTGCTGTGAAGCGATAGGGAAAAGGTTTAGGACCTGTGTTTCTATTATCAGATTGATAGACGCTTTAACATTTTCAAACTAAGTGTAATGAACATGGAACATAAAACACTTACCAATAGCCATGAACATCTCATTAACGTTCATAGAGGTCTTTGCTGATGTTTCCATGAACAGTAAACTGTTATCATCTGCGTATGACTGGGCATCCTGGAAGAAAACCACCAAAATCAGTCAATATGCAACAAAGGTTGTGTTTAACTGCCTTATAGGTCAAATTGTATGATGACTCCATTGAGAATAAAACTAGCACAGTGTAATGTTCATTAGCAAATTCACTGGCACGAACCTGAAAATCCAATGCTCTTTTGTTTGCAAGGTCAGCTTTGTTCCCAGCTAAAGCTATTACAATATTTGGACTGGCTTGTCTCTGAAGCTCCTTAACCCAGTTCTTTGCTCGTGCAAAGGACTCCTGGCAAACATCAGAGGACGAGAGATTAAGTCAGACAATAACAAGGTCCTTGTGGAAGAATGACAACACAACCCCTCCCTTCATTCCCTGGTTATGCTATTGACTTTGCAGGATATCCAAAATGTGGTCTCATTAAAGGAGAACTTCTATAAAATATGACAATTAAGTATAATGTTCCCCAGCTTACATGTATGGGGAGTTTGTCAACAAGATGTATCATATTGCTGAGTTGAAGGCATGCTCTGCTCCAAACATTGGCTTAAGCTTTGTGTACAAAGCATTGAGTTAGAAAACCAAGCTCGTTTGACAGCTTATTTCCATGAAATACTACGTTCTAACAACTTCCCAGCAAACATCTTAGCAAATAAAGCAAAAGCAGACATGGGGATCAACATAGAATTTCTCATTGGAGTTgct harbors:
- the LOC109902072 gene encoding ras-related protein Rab-5A-like translates to MASRGGATRPNGPNTGNKISQFKLVLLGESAVGKSSLVLRFVKGQFHEFQESTIGAAFLTQTVCLDDTTVKFEIWDTAGQERYHSLAPMYYRGAQAAIVVYDITNKESFARAKNWVKELQRQASPNIVIALAGNKADLANKRALDFQDAQSYADDNSLLFMETSAKTSMNVNEMFMAIAKNLPKNEPQADGAYSGRNRGVDLTEAAQPASRSCCST